A stretch of the Patescibacteria group bacterium genome encodes the following:
- a CDS encoding FxsA family protein yields the protein MLTALIPIFIFTPLVELALLIEVGQRIGTLPAVLIVVATGALGAILAQWQGARVWKSLQEDLQALKMPTDKIIEGALVLVGGVLLITPGLLTDVIGFLLVIPWSRTLVRELIKKRFERKIQRARFKVIG from the coding sequence ATGTTAACCGCCTTGATTCCAATTTTTATTTTCACTCCCTTGGTGGAGTTAGCGCTTTTGATAGAAGTGGGCCAGAGGATTGGCACTTTGCCTGCGGTTTTGATTGTGGTAGCAACCGGCGCCTTGGGCGCGATTTTAGCCCAGTGGCAGGGCGCGCGAGTCTGGAAGAGTCTGCAAGAAGATTTGCAGGCATTAAAAATGCCGACTGATAAAATTATTGAAGGGGCGCTGGTGCTGGTTGGCGGCGTGCTTTTAATTACCCCGGGACTGCTTACTGATGTGATTGGGTTTTTGCTGGTGATTCCCTGGAGCCGGACATTGGTACGGGAGCTGATTAAAAAGCGGTTTGAGCGCAAGATACAGCGGGCGAGGTTTAAGGTGATTGGATAA
- a CDS encoding archease: MNNDTKKFEVLEHPADLKIRAWGKDLKEVFTNMALGMMQSIKSNAQGAARTEHEVKISSINRESLLIDFLSELLYLVEINREVYSKIEITQLSEKYLQAKLYGVKARGFDLEIKAVTYGGEEVRRGGGGWEAVVIFDI; the protein is encoded by the coding sequence ATGAATAATGATACTAAAAAATTTGAGGTTCTGGAGCATCCGGCGGATTTGAAAATAAGGGCTTGGGGCAAGGATTTAAAAGAAGTTTTTACTAACATGGCCTTGGGAATGATGCAAAGTATTAAGTCTAATGCTCAAGGCGCGGCCAGAACAGAGCATGAAGTTAAAATTTCCTCAATTAACCGAGAAAGTTTGTTGATTGATTTTTTAAGCGAGCTTTTATATTTGGTTGAGATCAACAGGGAGGTTTATTCTAAGATTGAAATTACTCAATTGAGTGAAAAATATTTACAAGCCAAACTTTATGGTGTAAAAGCGCGCGGTTTTGATTTGGAGATTAAGGCCGTGACTTATGGCGGGGAGGAGGTGAGGCGCGGAGGTGGCGGGTGGGAGGCGGTAGTTATCTTTGACATTTGA
- a CDS encoding PIN domain-containing protein translates to MIILDSNIWIALLNIDDSDHARAQELMKDLEENIIVTEHVLLEVATIISQKVDKDTADNFIKRVISTKEIEIFPSSEEFLDRVIKFYLSKSNRNLSFVDYSLLLLSKRIKVITFDKILKKELAKVL, encoded by the coding sequence ATGATAATTCTAGATTCTAATATTTGGATAGCTCTTTTAAATATTGATGATTCGGATCACGCGCGGGCCCAAGAGTTAATGAAGGATTTAGAAGAGAATATTATCGTGACCGAACACGTACTTTTAGAAGTAGCAACTATAATTTCTCAAAAAGTTGACAAAGATACAGCTGATAATTTCATCAAAAGAGTGATTAGTACCAAAGAAATTGAAATTTTTCCCTCTTCCGAGGAGTTTTTAGATAGGGTTATCAAGTTTTATTTGTCAAAATCTAATAGAAATTTATCTTTTGTTGATTATTCATTACTTCTGCTTTCCAAGAGAATAAAGGTTATTACTTTTGATAAAATACTTAAAAAAGAACTGGCAAAAGTTTTATGA